From one Luteipulveratus mongoliensis genomic stretch:
- a CDS encoding TetR/AcrR family transcriptional regulator, whose product MTVYKPSGDTMARPRSVDDEAILDATRVVLGQEGPSGLTLAAVGRQVGLAPATLIQRFGSKRGLLLASAARSPEMVRRAYAESEARATSPLAALYDVATSSVAHIVKREEIGNGLGFVQLDVGDPDFRVHALAHSQAIEDGSARFLHAAREAGELVDDVDVAALARTVLVTFQGALIIWAIHGGGTLSDFVREQLDRILNPYLP is encoded by the coding sequence ATGACCGTTTACAAACCGTCGGGGGACACCATGGCACGACCGCGATCAGTGGATGACGAGGCGATCCTCGACGCCACGCGCGTCGTACTTGGCCAGGAGGGTCCGAGCGGTCTGACGCTCGCGGCGGTCGGTCGGCAGGTCGGTCTCGCGCCGGCCACCCTCATCCAGCGGTTCGGCTCCAAGCGCGGACTCCTGCTCGCGTCGGCGGCGCGGTCGCCGGAGATGGTGAGGCGGGCGTACGCCGAGTCCGAGGCCCGAGCGACCTCGCCGCTGGCGGCGCTCTACGACGTAGCGACCAGCAGCGTCGCCCACATCGTCAAGCGTGAGGAGATCGGCAACGGGCTGGGCTTCGTCCAGCTCGACGTCGGCGATCCGGACTTCCGGGTCCACGCGCTGGCGCACTCGCAAGCGATCGAGGACGGCTCGGCGCGCTTCTTGCATGCGGCGCGGGAGGCCGGCGAGCTGGTCGACGACGTCGACGTCGCGGCTCTCGCCCGCACCGTGCTCGTCACGTTCCAGGGGGCACTCATCATTTGGGCAATCCACGGCGGCGGCACGCTCTCGGACTTCGTCCGTGAGCAGCTCGACCGCATCCTCAATCCGTATCTGCCATAG
- a CDS encoding CPBP family intramembrane glutamic endopeptidase, protein MFKRVFVFVFATFLLSGLLNGVQSAIGLDPDLIQIVQFAPAIGVGLMLLWFRPTTPVLNRLSPVGDVARRCGLAVAVVLAVMLVAVLVHVVSGKDVHGAWDDGLPFPWWSLVIAMTIGAAGEEIGWRGYLQPYLQTRFSELKASLIVGVIWGLWHIGAWEHGPVFVLLFVAMAVAMSVTLGALLRTARGANVAIATALHAAVNLGLVSLFDEEDGGLFALGALVGVWVVAAVITYVLAGPRAPLASSGVAPQAVGSLSST, encoded by the coding sequence ATGTTCAAGCGTGTGTTTGTCTTCGTCTTCGCGACCTTCCTGCTGTCGGGTCTGCTCAACGGGGTGCAGTCAGCGATCGGCCTCGATCCCGACCTGATCCAGATCGTCCAGTTCGCCCCTGCCATCGGGGTCGGGTTGATGCTGCTGTGGTTCCGGCCAACGACCCCAGTGCTGAACCGGCTGTCGCCCGTAGGTGATGTAGCACGCCGGTGCGGTTTAGCCGTCGCCGTGGTCCTGGCGGTCATGCTCGTCGCCGTGCTGGTGCACGTCGTCTCCGGGAAGGACGTGCACGGCGCCTGGGACGACGGGCTGCCGTTCCCGTGGTGGTCCCTGGTGATCGCGATGACGATCGGTGCGGCCGGCGAGGAGATCGGCTGGCGCGGCTACCTGCAGCCCTATCTGCAGACCCGGTTCAGCGAGCTGAAGGCATCACTCATCGTCGGTGTGATCTGGGGGCTGTGGCACATCGGCGCCTGGGAGCACGGGCCGGTCTTCGTCCTGCTCTTCGTCGCGATGGCCGTCGCCATGTCCGTGACGCTGGGCGCGCTGCTCCGGACGGCTCGGGGCGCCAACGTCGCTATCGCCACTGCCTTGCACGCGGCCGTCAACCTCGGCCTGGTGTCGCTGTTCGACGAGGAGGACGGCGGCCTGTTCGCTCTCGGCGCCCTCGTCGGGGTCTGGGTCGTCGCCGCCGTCATCACGTACGTCCTCGCCGGACCTCGCGCCCCGCTCGCCTCATCCGGGGTGGCTCCTCAGGCGGTTGGCTCGCTCTCTTCCACGTAG
- a CDS encoding GNAT family N-acetyltransferase produces the protein MDGRQESDDLGLLLAEAGVIWDEDTDGLLLGDTVLVTARTTDGRLGTRPGAAALPDGGGSATSSCVSYLINEIAAPPLPSGLSIRTDDDNAWLATRRPADWEPDEWLDLLAGTLGPWAIVTDAHGVASLCFSARLNPRGAEAGVRTAEQYRGHGLASITTAAWAEQLHDRRIPLFYSTSESNPSSQRVAARLGLHPLGRLWRVYVEESEPTA, from the coding sequence GTGGATGGTCGCCAGGAGTCCGATGATCTTGGCCTGCTCCTCGCAGAGGCGGGCGTCATCTGGGACGAGGACACCGACGGATTGCTGCTCGGCGACACGGTTCTCGTCACGGCGCGTACGACCGACGGACGCCTCGGGACACGGCCAGGCGCCGCCGCCTTGCCTGACGGCGGAGGCAGCGCGACGTCCTCCTGCGTGTCCTACCTGATCAACGAGATCGCGGCGCCGCCCCTGCCCAGCGGCCTGTCGATCCGAACCGACGATGACAACGCGTGGCTGGCCACCCGCCGACCGGCCGACTGGGAGCCTGACGAGTGGCTCGACCTGCTCGCCGGCACACTCGGCCCGTGGGCGATCGTGACGGACGCGCACGGTGTGGCATCGCTGTGCTTCTCCGCTCGCCTCAACCCGCGCGGCGCCGAGGCCGGCGTCCGGACTGCCGAGCAGTATCGCGGCCATGGCCTCGCATCGATCACCACTGCAGCCTGGGCTGAGCAGCTGCACGATCGGCGAATCCCGTTGTTCTACAGCACTTCTGAGAGCAACCCGTCATCGCAGCGGGTGGCTGCCCGCCTGGGCCTCCACCCGCTGGGAAGACTCTGGCGCGTCTACGTGGAAGAGAGCGAGCCAACCGCCTGA
- a CDS encoding sterol carrier family protein, whose product MPPRRRIDPREGRAAVVRWHASPTEADRTTTATAVRYTLEELSLQAPGNSVEVRVPPYGAVQVIEGPRHKRGTPTNVIEMTADSWLAMVTGSITWEDAEASGRVRASGQRADLSAYLPLVKLDP is encoded by the coding sequence ATGCCTCCCCGCCGACGAATCGATCCGCGCGAGGGCCGGGCGGCCGTCGTACGGTGGCACGCCAGTCCGACCGAGGCCGACCGTACGACGACGGCGACTGCCGTCCGCTACACGCTGGAAGAGCTGTCGCTCCAGGCGCCGGGCAACAGCGTCGAGGTGCGGGTGCCGCCGTACGGCGCCGTGCAGGTCATCGAAGGGCCACGCCACAAACGGGGCACACCGACGAATGTCATTGAGATGACTGCGGATTCGTGGCTTGCGATGGTGACGGGAAGCATCACCTGGGAGGACGCGGAGGCGAGCGGACGGGTACGTGCGTCGGGCCAGCGGGCCGACCTGTCGGCGTACCTGCCGCTCGTGAAGCTCGACCCTTAG
- a CDS encoding LLM class flavin-dependent oxidoreductase codes for MRFGITILQEYPWAQAAPMWRQAEELGFDHAWIYDHLIWGGLPDSPWYGTTPTLTAAALVTSTIKLGTFVTSPNYRHPVTFMRDLLSLDDISGGRFICGIGAGGDIDSRLLGGPDLTPRQRFERLEEFTVLLDRLLSEDHVTSEGTYFSARDARTLPGPARSRIPFVMAANGPRALRLAARTGQGWVTYGKPGDSYDAWWASLRELSGRLDEALEKEGRAAEGFQRHLNLDPDEFYSLESVDRFEDAVGRAAELGFTDVIAHWPRATEPYRGTIEVLETVAAEVLPRWR; via the coding sequence ATGCGATTCGGCATCACCATCTTGCAGGAGTACCCCTGGGCGCAGGCCGCCCCGATGTGGCGGCAGGCGGAGGAGCTCGGCTTCGATCACGCCTGGATCTACGACCACCTGATCTGGGGTGGCCTGCCCGACTCGCCTTGGTACGGCACGACGCCCACGCTCACGGCGGCCGCCCTGGTGACGTCGACCATCAAGCTGGGCACTTTCGTCACCTCGCCGAACTATCGGCACCCGGTGACGTTCATGCGCGATCTCCTGTCGCTGGACGACATCTCGGGCGGCCGGTTCATCTGCGGCATCGGGGCGGGCGGCGACATCGACTCGCGTCTGCTCGGCGGACCGGATCTGACGCCGCGCCAGCGGTTCGAGCGGCTGGAAGAGTTCACCGTGCTGCTCGACCGGCTGCTCAGCGAGGACCACGTCACCTCCGAGGGCACGTACTTCTCCGCGCGCGACGCTCGTACGCTCCCCGGTCCCGCGCGCTCGCGGATCCCATTCGTCATGGCTGCCAACGGTCCTCGCGCCTTGCGACTCGCGGCCCGGACCGGCCAGGGCTGGGTGACGTACGGCAAGCCAGGCGACTCGTACGACGCGTGGTGGGCTTCGCTGCGCGAGCTGTCGGGTCGGCTGGACGAGGCTCTCGAGAAGGAAGGTCGCGCGGCCGAGGGGTTCCAGCGGCACCTCAACCTCGACCCGGACGAGTTCTACTCGTTGGAGAGCGTGGACCGATTCGAGGACGCGGTCGGGCGGGCAGCCGAGCTGGGCTTCACGGATGTGATCGCCCACTGGCCGCGCGCCACCGAGCCGTACCGCGGCACGATCGAAGTGCTCGAGACCGTCGCCGCCGAAGTCCTGCCCCGCTGGCGCTGA
- a CDS encoding carboxymuconolactone decarboxylase family protein, whose product MSNGGDPISELHRRGVQHFSELVEGGEDRLSAMFRTVPALGEVAVGVVYGHLHHRPALDPRTREVATLAAIVAAGMTGPPLSVHTRTGLASGLAPAEITETVVQTAAFAGFPRAVTHRRRPRRARWSSRCSRTNPTPRSLHWSKRPRRQS is encoded by the coding sequence ATGAGCAACGGGGGCGATCCGATCAGCGAGCTGCACCGCCGCGGCGTGCAGCACTTCTCAGAGCTGGTCGAAGGCGGCGAGGACCGGCTCTCGGCCATGTTCCGTACGGTTCCCGCGCTCGGCGAGGTCGCCGTCGGCGTGGTCTACGGCCACCTGCATCACCGGCCGGCCCTCGATCCTCGTACGCGCGAGGTCGCCACCCTGGCGGCCATCGTCGCCGCCGGGATGACCGGCCCGCCACTCAGCGTGCACACCCGCACGGGACTCGCCTCGGGCCTGGCACCCGCCGAGATCACGGAGACCGTCGTGCAGACGGCCGCTTTCGCCGGGTTCCCGCGCGCGGTTACTCACCGCCGCCGCCCGCGCCGCGCGAGGTGGTCCTCACGATGCTCGCGGACGAACCCGACCCCGAGATCGCTGCACTGGTCGAAGCGGCCGAGGAGACAGTCGTGA
- the purF gene encoding amidophosphoribosyltransferase, whose product MTVAGDGRLSHDLLPGEKGPQDACGVFGVWAPGEDVAKLTYFGLYALQHRGQESAGIATSDGQSILVYKDMGLVSQVFDETSLGSLRGHVAIGHTRYSTTGGSTWENAQPTLGGSERGTVALAHNGNLVNTVELSELVKERLRGRASKGELARGNTSDTALVTTLLAADPEQSLEEAAMDVLPRLRGAFCFVFMDERTLYAARDPHGVRPLALGRLERGWVVASETAALQTIGASVIREVEPGELIAIDENGLRSHKFAKPEPKGCVFEYVYLARPDAVIRGRVVHEARVEMGRQLAREHPVDADLVIGVPESGVPAATGYAQESGIPFGQGFVKNAYVGRTFIQPSQTLRQLGIRLKLNALEHSVKGKRLVVIDDTIVRGNTQRAQIRMLREAGAAEIHVRISAPPVEWPCFYGIDFATRAELIAPGLQVEEIRASIGADSLGYISEEGMVTATNQPESELCRACFTGSYPIDLPEDGQVGKHVLETLPIEVRSGHDSSIEHRPQDKVPPHESQDAEGVSLGVAGGAENALLHP is encoded by the coding sequence GTGACCGTGGCTGGTGACGGACGTCTCTCGCACGACTTGCTCCCTGGTGAGAAAGGCCCGCAGGACGCCTGCGGTGTCTTCGGTGTCTGGGCTCCCGGTGAGGATGTCGCCAAACTCACCTATTTCGGCCTCTACGCGCTGCAACATCGCGGCCAGGAGTCAGCCGGCATCGCGACCAGCGACGGGCAGAGCATCCTGGTCTACAAGGACATGGGGCTGGTCAGCCAGGTCTTCGACGAGACCAGCCTCGGCTCGCTGCGCGGGCACGTCGCGATCGGCCACACGCGCTACTCCACGACCGGTGGCAGCACCTGGGAGAACGCCCAGCCCACCCTCGGTGGCAGCGAGCGCGGCACGGTCGCCCTCGCCCACAACGGCAACCTGGTCAACACCGTCGAGCTGAGCGAGCTGGTCAAGGAACGCCTCCGCGGCCGCGCCAGCAAGGGCGAGCTCGCCCGCGGCAACACCTCGGACACCGCACTCGTCACGACCCTCCTGGCCGCCGACCCCGAGCAGAGCCTCGAGGAAGCCGCCATGGACGTCCTCCCGCGGCTGCGTGGCGCGTTCTGCTTCGTCTTCATGGACGAGCGCACGCTGTACGCCGCCCGCGACCCTCACGGCGTACGCCCCCTCGCCCTCGGCCGGCTCGAGCGCGGCTGGGTGGTCGCCTCCGAGACTGCGGCGCTGCAGACCATCGGCGCGAGCGTGATCCGCGAGGTCGAGCCCGGTGAGCTGATCGCGATCGACGAGAACGGTCTGCGCAGCCACAAGTTCGCCAAGCCGGAGCCCAAGGGCTGCGTCTTCGAGTACGTCTACCTCGCCCGCCCCGACGCCGTCATCCGCGGCCGGGTCGTCCACGAGGCGCGCGTCGAGATGGGCCGCCAGCTGGCCCGCGAGCACCCGGTCGACGCTGACTTGGTCATCGGTGTGCCCGAGTCGGGTGTGCCGGCGGCGACGGGTTATGCGCAGGAGTCGGGCATCCCGTTCGGCCAAGGCTTCGTGAAGAACGCCTACGTCGGCCGCACCTTCATCCAGCCCAGCCAGACGCTGCGCCAGCTCGGCATCCGGCTCAAGCTCAACGCGCTCGAGCACAGCGTCAAGGGCAAGCGGCTGGTCGTCATCGACGACACGATCGTGCGCGGCAACACCCAGCGCGCGCAGATCCGGATGCTGCGTGAAGCCGGCGCGGCCGAGATCCACGTGCGCATCTCGGCGCCGCCCGTCGAGTGGCCCTGCTTCTACGGCATCGACTTCGCCACCCGCGCCGAGCTCATTGCGCCCGGTCTGCAGGTCGAGGAGATCCGCGCGTCCATCGGCGCCGACTCGCTCGGCTACATCTCTGAGGAAGGCATGGTCACCGCGACCAACCAGCCGGAGTCCGAGCTGTGCCGCGCCTGCTTCACCGGGAGCTATCCGATCGATCTGCCCGAGGACGGCCAGGTCGGCAAGCACGTCCTGGAGACGCTGCCGATCGAGGTCCGCAGCGGCCACGACTCCTCGATCGAGCATCGCCCGCAGGACAAGGTGCCCCCGCACGAGTCCCAGGACGCCGAAGGTGTCTCGCTGGGCGTCGCCGGCGGCGCCGAGAACGCCCTGCTCCACCCGTGA
- the purM gene encoding phosphoribosylformylglycinamidine cyclo-ligase — protein sequence MSETPITYAEAGVDVEAGDKAVELMKESVRRAQRPEVMGGLGGFAGLFDASVLARLAHPVLATSTDGVGTKVAVAQAMDRHDTIGFDLVGMVVDDIICCGAEPLYMTDYIATGKVVPERIAAIVSGIAAACEQAGVALIGGETAEHPGLLEPHEYDVAGAATGVVERADLLTPERVQVGDVVLGLASSGLHSNGYSLVRKVFESRGWAYDRDVPELGRTLGEELLEPTRVYSADLLQLIRTEGIDMHALSHVTGGGLAANLARVLPTGVLARVDRASWTPAPIFGLVQELGQVPVADLERTLNMGVGFCAVLPAEQADLAIEVCTDAGIDTWVLGEVSDRESGDPAYGEIVSGSKGVDAGACQMVGQHPAH from the coding sequence GTGAGCGAAACCCCGATCACGTACGCCGAAGCAGGAGTCGACGTCGAGGCGGGTGACAAGGCCGTCGAGCTGATGAAGGAGTCCGTACGCCGGGCGCAGCGCCCCGAGGTCATGGGCGGCCTGGGCGGGTTCGCGGGTCTGTTCGATGCGTCGGTCCTCGCGCGGCTGGCCCATCCCGTGCTCGCCACCTCGACCGACGGCGTCGGCACCAAGGTGGCGGTGGCGCAGGCGATGGACCGGCACGACACGATCGGCTTCGACCTGGTCGGCATGGTCGTCGACGACATCATCTGCTGCGGAGCCGAGCCGCTCTACATGACTGACTACATCGCGACCGGCAAGGTCGTCCCAGAGCGCATCGCCGCGATCGTCTCCGGCATCGCCGCCGCGTGTGAGCAGGCTGGCGTGGCCCTCATCGGCGGCGAGACCGCCGAGCACCCCGGGCTCCTGGAGCCCCACGAGTACGACGTCGCAGGCGCCGCGACCGGTGTCGTCGAGCGGGCCGACCTGCTGACGCCCGAGCGCGTCCAGGTGGGCGATGTGGTGCTGGGACTCGCCTCCAGCGGGCTGCACTCCAACGGCTACTCGCTCGTCCGGAAGGTGTTCGAGAGCCGGGGCTGGGCGTACGACAGAGACGTGCCCGAGCTGGGGCGCACGCTGGGCGAGGAGCTGCTGGAGCCGACACGGGTCTACTCGGCCGATCTGCTCCAGCTGATCCGCACCGAGGGCATCGACATGCATGCGCTCTCGCACGTCACCGGCGGCGGACTCGCGGCCAACCTGGCGCGCGTGCTGCCGACAGGAGTGCTGGCACGAGTGGACCGAGCGTCCTGGACGCCGGCGCCGATCTTCGGCCTCGTGCAGGAACTGGGTCAGGTGCCGGTCGCCGACCTGGAGCGCACGCTCAACATGGGCGTCGGCTTCTGTGCGGTGCTGCCCGCAGAGCAGGCAGATCTCGCCATCGAGGTGTGTACCGATGCGGGGATCGACACCTGGGTGCTGGGAGAGGTCTCAGACCGGGAGAGCGGCGATCCGGCGTACGGCGAGATCGTCAGTGGGTCCAAGGGCGTCGACGCGGGGGCCTGTCAGATGGTCGGGCAGCACCCGGCTCACTGA
- a CDS encoding DUF3073 domain-containing protein: MGRGRAKAKQTKVARELKYFSPDTDLSALERELRSGNSSPEAQRAPVEDDKGDDDEYGDYDKWASGDR; encoded by the coding sequence ATGGGGCGCGGCCGGGCCAAAGCCAAGCAGACGAAGGTTGCACGGGAGCTGAAGTATTTCTCCCCTGACACCGACCTGAGCGCACTGGAGCGTGAGCTCCGCTCTGGGAACTCCTCCCCTGAGGCCCAACGGGCCCCAGTCGAGGACGACAAGGGCGATGACGACGAGTACGGCGACTACGACAAGTGGGCGTCGGGCGACCGGTGA
- a CDS encoding ABC transporter ATP-binding protein — protein MCPAAPQASVDITSDDPVVVRGLCKQYAGRNVVDHVDLDVRAGEVFGFLGPNGAGKSTTIDILTGRRARTSGDISVLGASPADDDRAWRARIGVVPQTTATFVEMTVREVVTLFAAMYPRPLPVDEVIDMVGLTSKAKARTEDLSGGQQRRLDVAIGVIGDPELIFLDEPTTGLDPVARREAWDLVRYFGERGTTTVLTTHYLDEVEELAHRAAIIVAGKIVEVGTIAELSGRGRTPTTVSFIVPEALDAEPLPSGLDGLTREDRQVTVSTYEPSEVTYRLLSWAREHGVRELPGLRVLQPSLEDVYLNLVHQQDVAAPVDVA, from the coding sequence ATGTGTCCCGCCGCGCCACAGGCGTCGGTCGACATCACGTCCGACGACCCCGTCGTCGTCCGGGGGCTGTGCAAGCAGTACGCCGGCCGCAACGTCGTGGATCACGTCGACCTGGACGTTCGGGCGGGTGAGGTCTTCGGCTTCCTCGGACCCAACGGAGCCGGGAAGTCCACCACGATCGACATCCTGACCGGGCGCCGTGCGCGCACGTCCGGTGACATCAGCGTCCTCGGCGCCAGCCCCGCGGACGACGACCGCGCGTGGCGGGCCCGGATCGGCGTCGTACCGCAGACCACGGCGACCTTCGTGGAGATGACGGTGCGCGAAGTCGTGACGCTGTTCGCCGCGATGTACCCGCGTCCGCTGCCGGTCGACGAGGTCATCGACATGGTCGGACTGACCAGCAAGGCCAAGGCGCGTACCGAGGACCTCTCGGGCGGCCAGCAGCGTCGGCTCGACGTCGCGATCGGTGTCATCGGTGATCCGGAGCTGATCTTCCTGGACGAGCCGACGACCGGGCTCGACCCGGTCGCGCGCCGCGAGGCCTGGGACCTGGTCCGCTACTTCGGCGAGCGCGGGACGACGACCGTCCTGACCACGCACTACCTCGATGAGGTCGAGGAGCTGGCCCACCGGGCCGCCATCATCGTGGCCGGCAAGATCGTCGAGGTCGGCACGATCGCCGAGCTGAGCGGCCGCGGTCGTACGCCCACGACGGTCTCCTTCATCGTCCCCGAGGCACTGGACGCCGAGCCGCTCCCGTCCGGTCTCGATGGTCTGACCCGGGAGGACCGACAGGTGACCGTCTCGACGTACGAACCGTCCGAGGTCACCTATCGGTTGCTGTCCTGGGCGCGCGAGCACGGCGTACGCGAGCTGCCGGGTCTGCGGGTCCTGCAACCCTCCCTCGAGGACGTCTACCTCAACCTCGTCCATCAGCAAGACGTGGCCGCACCGGTGGACGTCGCATGA
- a CDS encoding ABC transporter permease: MKEATISEPSVRAQPEVVTGGLLRATLALSAVELRGFFRDKRSLVFVLAFPVMLLVIFAAIFSGTVSGGGTTIPAKQLFMAGIIAAGVMSCGFQGLCINLVQERESGLVRRLASSPMPKAAYFIAKFVRVLVTTIIEVAILMAISLAFFGLPVPETAGRWLTLAWVIPLGAISCALVGMAYSAIVPSANAAAAVVTPVFMGLQFISGVFFPFSELPDWMQSLGALFPLKWMAQGLRSVFLPDALAHAEPAGAWELSRVAAVLALWIVIGLVITARTFKWRGPRVK; the protein is encoded by the coding sequence ATGAAGGAGGCCACCATTTCCGAGCCATCGGTTCGTGCCCAGCCCGAGGTCGTGACGGGCGGTCTGCTCCGGGCCACGCTCGCGCTGTCCGCCGTCGAGCTGCGCGGGTTCTTCCGGGACAAGAGGTCGCTGGTCTTCGTGCTGGCGTTCCCGGTCATGCTGCTGGTGATCTTCGCGGCGATCTTCTCCGGCACGGTCAGCGGTGGCGGGACGACGATCCCGGCCAAGCAGCTGTTCATGGCGGGGATCATCGCGGCGGGCGTGATGTCGTGCGGCTTTCAGGGGCTGTGCATCAACCTCGTGCAGGAGCGCGAGTCGGGTCTCGTGCGCCGGCTCGCCAGCTCACCGATGCCCAAGGCCGCCTACTTCATCGCCAAGTTCGTTCGCGTCCTGGTCACGACGATCATCGAGGTCGCGATCCTGATGGCGATCTCGCTGGCGTTCTTCGGCCTCCCGGTGCCGGAGACCGCAGGGCGCTGGCTGACGCTTGCGTGGGTGATCCCGCTGGGCGCCATCTCGTGCGCGCTGGTCGGGATGGCGTACTCCGCGATCGTGCCGTCGGCCAATGCGGCGGCGGCAGTCGTGACGCCGGTCTTCATGGGGCTGCAGTTCATCTCCGGGGTGTTCTTCCCGTTCTCCGAGCTGCCGGACTGGATGCAGTCGCTGGGTGCGCTGTTCCCCCTGAAGTGGATGGCGCAGGGGCTGCGGTCGGTGTTCCTGCCCGATGCCCTCGCGCACGCCGAACCCGCTGGCGCGTGGGAGCTTTCGCGCGTCGCTGCGGTGCTCGCGTTGTGGATCGTGATCGGCCTGGTCATCACGGCTCGCACGTTCAAGTGGCGTGGGCCGCGGGTCAAGTGA
- a CDS encoding VOC family protein produces MPVRSSYGPGTPCWFAYACPEPASALEFYGAQLGWSSVPHGPGQWQAALPSGTVCSVSAGPRAAWTVCLATADIDASVGRLATHGARVLMPPRDVGAGHLALGLDRGGHVFGLFSGATKEGIVTVDEPGAVVGVQLRSPSAAGLLEDYAAICGGPVEGVQTVDSPDGVNGWLPVFGTSESVDLQQVSVVVDPYGAAYGLSARPG; encoded by the coding sequence ATGCCCGTGCGATCGTCGTACGGCCCCGGCACGCCGTGCTGGTTCGCGTACGCCTGCCCTGAGCCTGCGTCCGCGCTCGAGTTCTACGGCGCGCAGCTCGGGTGGTCGTCGGTGCCGCACGGTCCCGGGCAGTGGCAGGCAGCCCTGCCGTCCGGGACCGTGTGCAGTGTGTCGGCCGGACCGCGCGCCGCGTGGACCGTGTGTCTGGCGACTGCGGACATCGATGCGAGCGTGGGACGTCTGGCTACGCACGGCGCGCGCGTGCTGATGCCTCCTCGCGATGTCGGCGCGGGTCACCTAGCGCTCGGACTGGATCGCGGTGGTCACGTATTCGGGCTGTTCTCCGGGGCGACCAAGGAGGGCATCGTGACGGTGGACGAGCCGGGTGCTGTGGTTGGCGTACAGCTGCGAAGTCCCTCCGCCGCGGGGCTGCTCGAGGACTACGCCGCGATCTGCGGCGGGCCGGTCGAGGGCGTACAGACCGTGGACTCGCCTGATGGCGTCAACGGATGGCTGCCGGTCTTCGGGACATCGGAATCCGTTGATCTGCAACAAGTTTCGGTTGTGGTCGACCCCTACGGCGCGGCGTACGGGCTGTCTGCGCGACCCGGGTGA
- a CDS encoding flavoprotein — MDRVLGVVASSTGGVETLRAGLVEPAMARGWRVGITLTPNAGRWLRASGEVDRLEELTGLPVRDASRLPSEPRPHPDADCYVVAPASANTVAKLALGIADSQALTQVTEALGVPEVPVVVFPCINAANARHPAWAGHLATLREAGVHLVHGPDVWPLYEPHDPAGWRELPWAAVLEAIESACPAADER, encoded by the coding sequence ATGGATCGAGTTCTCGGCGTGGTGGCGTCCAGCACGGGAGGCGTGGAGACGCTGCGGGCGGGACTCGTCGAGCCGGCGATGGCACGAGGCTGGCGAGTGGGAATCACGTTGACCCCCAACGCTGGTCGCTGGCTTCGCGCAAGCGGAGAGGTCGATCGTCTGGAGGAGCTGACGGGACTACCCGTCCGCGACGCAAGCCGACTGCCGAGCGAGCCTCGGCCGCACCCGGACGCGGACTGCTACGTGGTCGCCCCTGCGAGCGCGAACACCGTGGCCAAGCTCGCGCTGGGTATCGCCGACAGCCAGGCGCTGACTCAGGTGACTGAGGCGTTGGGCGTCCCGGAGGTACCCGTCGTCGTGTTCCCGTGCATCAACGCTGCGAACGCGCGGCACCCCGCGTGGGCCGGTCACCTCGCGACGCTCCGGGAGGCAGGCGTACATCTCGTCCATGGTCCGGACGTGTGGCCGCTGTACGAGCCCCACGACCCTGCCGGGTGGCGAGAGCTTCCCTGGGCTGCTGTGCTCGAGGCGATCGAGAGCGCGTGCCCGGCAGCTGACGAAAGGTGA